From one Mya arenaria isolate MELC-2E11 chromosome 4, ASM2691426v1 genomic stretch:
- the LOC128230972 gene encoding uncharacterized protein LOC128230972 yields the protein MTSVYEHQIVAAHEACFKSMVDMNGLDRCLEHKRVFMFHCENHKDLCCEICAFSRHRRCEKIHEIAKVAKKVKDDEREKIRASINTASEVIMKCNEAQLNNVSRVKEIVKEIDVYKETLLKKIEEAKSGIVIAMTNHNTQKDERLDTRRNVAENLKKDLDKHLAMSESIHKNGTESEIFILNHILEKTLDKASQTLNTLLKKDYTVKGKLTINENGLKRKTTDVALFSLMGTRRQKTQSVNGNKEIKTTKSSEIVNNVQQRPLRLELLKTLKLENTGDDKELPFVTGLDFLPNKRIFAVDDCNCTCFILDDTLKRFDAFYKFTANPRDVTSYSDNNIAVTVSARAIRTICLLTVGSNNTITLMKTLNTSTYCFSICPLNDHTFVVSTREDTRPAKMIDADGEERNFDNVMFSSNKYKIGESKCTYIPSHDSLVLTDRYSHTVYMYNTKTGKSTEVNHDRIRKPRGACVGPDDSVIICSNGTNSIVQVSSVGEIMSSCGVEMNYPYAVAISKDRSLMAVTNDPGGVRKLQLFKIIR from the coding sequence ATGACAAGCGTTTATGAACATCAGATCGTGGCTGCCCATGAAGCTTGCTTCAAGTCAATGGTCGATATGAATGGACTGGATCGGTGTTTAGAACACAAACGAGTTTTCATGTTTCACTGTGAAAACCACAAAGATTTGTGTTGCGAAATATGTGCCTTCTCACGTCATCGTAGATGCGAAAAAATCCACGAAATAGCAAAAGTAGCTAAGAAAGTGAAAGATGATGAAAGGGAAAAGATACGTGCATCCATTAATACTGCCTCAGAAGTTATCATGAAATGCAATGAGGCTCAACTGAACAACGTTTCGCGAGTGAAAGAAATCGTAAAAGAAATTGATGTATACAAGGAAACcttattaaagaaaattgaGGAAGCTAAGTCGGGAATTGTCATCGCAATGACTAACCATAACACACAAAAAGACGAACGTCTAGATACGAGGAGAAATGTGGCTGAAAACCTAAAGAAAGACCTTGACAAGCATTTGGCAATGTCAGAAAGCATTCACAAGAATGGCACGGAATCAGAAATTTTCATCCTAAACCATATTCTTGAAAAGACGCTAGACAAAGCATCACAAACACTGAATACTTTATTGAAGAAAGATTATACCGTCAAAGGAAAactaacaataaatgaaaatgggttaaaaagaaaaactacTGATGTCGCCTTATTCTCTTTGATGGGAACACGCCGGCAGAAAACCCAATCAGTAAATGGAAACAAGGAAATCAAGACAACAAAAAGCTCTGAAATCGTGAACAACGTTCAGCAAAGGCCGTTGCGTCTGGAGCTGTTGAAAACCCTGAAGCTGGAAAATACAGGGGACGACAAGGAGCTACCGTTTGTTACCGGGTTGGACTTTCTGCCGAACAAGAGGATCTTCGCCGTGGATGACTgcaattgtacatgttttatcttGGATGACACGCTGAAGAGGTTTGACgcattttataaatttactgCAAATCCTCGTGACGTAACTTCTTACtctgataacaatattgcaGTAACTGTCAGTGCCAGAGCTATCCGAACCATCTGCCTGTTGACAGTGGGTAGTAACAACACAATCACCCTGATGAAGACGCTGAACACGTCCACCTACTGCTTCTCTATCTGTCCTCTGAACGACCACACGTTCGTAGTGAGCACCAGGGAAGACACACGGCCTGCTAAAATGATCGACGCGGACGGCGAGGAGAGAAACTTTGACAACGTTATGTTTTCTAGCAACAAGTATAAGATTGGTGAAAGCAAATGTACCTACATACCTTCCCATGATTCCCTTGTTCTTACAGACCGGTATTCTCACACAGTTTACATGTACAACACCAAGACCGGCAAGAGTACCGAGGTGAATCATGACAGGATACGGAAACCGCGAGGTGCGTGTGTTGGCCCCGATGACTCCGTGATTATCTGCAGTAATGGCACAAACTCCATCGTGCAGGTATCGTCCGTCGGGGAAATTATGTCGTCATGTGGCGTTGAAATGAATTATCCATACGCCGTGGCAATCTCCAAGGACAGGTCTTTAATGGCCGTGACCAACGATCCGGGGGGCGTGAGGAAGCtgcaactgtttaaaataatacgatga